A region from the Cannabis sativa cultivar Pink pepper isolate KNU-18-1 chromosome 9, ASM2916894v1, whole genome shotgun sequence genome encodes:
- the LOC115721783 gene encoding adenylate isopentenyltransferase 5, chloroplastic yields the protein MKLYMTAAPCKQVHQVQVQPLVNFQGGSINQVGINVDTFFRRKDKVVFVVGATGTGKSRLAIDLATRFPAEIINSDKMQVYRDLEITTNKVTEDECRGVPHHLLGNVADPQSNFSAADFCHHASSAIESILSRDRLPIIAGGSNSFIDALINDHHNHRRPQFRLRYDICVLWVDLSLPVLHGFVSERVDRMVANGLVGEVRRIFDPTADYSRGIRRAIGVPELDKYFRAELRGDSEKNKARLLRYAIDEIKKNTCVLACRQLQKINRFHENWRWNTHRLEATEAFLKRGQGLEAGDAWEKLVAGPATMIVDDFLYSEGLASMVPNDAVLTTAPVSLASVVAAVTR from the coding sequence ATGAAACTTTATATGACAGCAGCACCCTGCAAACAAGTTCATCAAGTTCAAGTTCAACCTTTGGTTAATTTCCAAGGTGGTTCGATCAATCAGGTGGGAATAAATGTCGACACCTTCTTCCGCCGCAAAGACAAGGTGGTCTTCGTCGTTGGAGCCACAGGAACCGGGAAATCACGCCTAGCTATCGACCTGGCCACAAGATTCCCTGCCGAGATTATTAACTCAGACAAAATGCAAGTTTACAGAGACTTAGAAATAACAACGAATAAAGTCACCGAAGATGAATGCCGAGGGGTCCCTCACCACCTTCTCGGAAACGTAGCCGATCCCCAATCTAACTTCTCCGCAGCTGATTTCTGCCACCACGCTTCCTCTGCTATCGAATCCATCCTCAGCCGTGACCGCCTCCCAATTATAGCTGGCGGCTCTAATTCTTTTATTGATGCTTTGATTAACGATCACCACAATCATCGCCGGCCTCAATTTCGTCTTCGTTACGATATTTGCGTTTTGTGGGTAGACTTATCTTTACCGGTTCTACACGGCTTTGTCTCCGAGCGCGTAGACCGGATGGTAGCCAACGGATTAGTCGGAGAGGTGAGGCGAATTTTCGATCCAACAGCAGATTACTCTCGAGGAATTCGACGAGCGATTGGTGTGCCCGAACTCGATAAATACTTCAGAGCTGAATTGAGAGGAGATAGTGAGAAAAACAAAGCTAGATTACTCCGTTACGCCATTGATGAGATCAAGAAGAACACGTGTGTTCTAGCTTGTCGCCAATTACAGAAAATCAATCGCTTCCACGAGAATTGGAGATGGAATACTCATCGATTGGAAGCTACCGAGGCTTTCTTGAAGCGTGGCCAAGGACTAGAAGCCGGTGACGCTTGGGAGAAGCTCGTTGCCGGACCGGCCACGATGATCGTCGACGATTTTCTTTACAGTGAAGGATTAGCTTCAATGGTTCCTAACGACGCCGTTTTAACGACCGCTCCCGTTTCCCTTGCTTCCGTTGTTGCTGCCGTTACCCGCtaa